A genome region from Euphorbia lathyris chromosome 4, ddEupLath1.1, whole genome shotgun sequence includes the following:
- the LOC136227767 gene encoding F-box protein SKIP22-like, with product MMKLRFRSLETRTLEVPVIYSIPQLKYHLCYSLFHPPTFPSSLRLSLNEKDELSSPSPHDSLLSTGITSGDLIYYDFSYSSAQQPGNSPSQIEDIGKRLSEPNLLRRVLWENMGNDFSDNKLVFLAVHAVLIESGFVGFNSMSGLRVEKEKASSMTFTMSISYTLPQLLSDDNDTTDSIVLKFQNLGHYVNVYGSLANSHLGLHKLNIDKTRYVPAIGTFWVTGDGCDRVNEMDSNAEKVIFELWKFVKDGLALPLLIDLCEKTGLDLPPCLIGLPADLKFSILELLPGEDIGRVAYVCKEMMYLSSNNELWKEKYMSEFGTETGAVSSHTCNWKARFASSLKWKRFEQKERIRVRDLQSFLRVRKAKGSIGYITRHPYPIDLID from the coding sequence ATGATGAAACTTAGATTTCGAAGTCTGGAAACTCGGACATTGGAAGTACCTGTGATCTACTCGATTCCACAGCTCAAATATCATCTATGTTATTCCCTTTTTCACCCTCCTACTTTCCCATCTTCTCTCCGTTTATCTCTCAACGAAAAGGATGAGCTTTCCTCGCCCTCTCCCCATGACTCCTTGCTCTCTACCGGCATAACCTCCGGCGACCTCATCTATTATGACTTTTCTTATTCTTCTGCTCAACAACCAGGTAATTCTCCGTCTCAAATTGAAGATATAGGTAAGAGATTGTCCGAGCCAAATTTGTTGaggagggtattatgggaaaatATGGGTAATGATTTCAGTGATAATAAGCTTGTTTTTCTTGCTGTTCATGCTGTTCTAATAGAATCTGGCTTTGTTGGTTTCAATTCCATGTCTGGATTGAGagttgagaaagagaaagcttcTTCCATGACTTTCACTATGTCAATTAGCTATACTCTTCCTCAACTTTTATCTGATGATAATGATACAACAGACTCAATTGtgctgaaatttcagaatttagGGCATTATGTTAATGTCTACGGCTCCTTGGCCAATAGCCATTTAGGTCTGCATAAGTTGAACATAGATAAAACTAGATATGTTCCTGCTATTGGAACATTTTGGGTAACTGGTGATGGCTGTGATAGGGTGAATGAGATGGATTCAAATGCTGAAAAAGTTATTTTTGAGTTGTGGAAATTTGTCAAGGATGGGCTAGCTTTGCCTCTGTTGATTGATTTGTGTGAAAAAACTGGTTTGGATCTCCCACCTTGCTTGATTGGTCTTCCAGCAGACTTAAAGTTTAGCATTTTGGAGTTACTGCCAGGTGAAGACATTGGGAGAGTGGCATATGTTTGTAAAGAGATGATGTATTTATCTTCTAACAATGAGTTATGGAAGGAAAAGTATATGTCCGAATTTGGCACTGAGACTGGAGCTGTATCATCGCATACCTGTAATTGGAAAGCAAGGTTTGCTTCTTCTTTGAAGTGGAAGAGATTTGAACAGAAAGAACGCATACGCGTTCGCGATCTGCAATCTTTCTTACGCGTTCGCAAAGCCAAGGGTTCAATTGGTTACATAACAAGGCATCCCTATCCCATTGATCTCATTGATTAA